A window of Silurus meridionalis isolate SWU-2019-XX chromosome 4, ASM1480568v1, whole genome shotgun sequence contains these coding sequences:
- the LOC124383957 gene encoding CD209 antigen-like protein C isoform X1 — MDGNVEMKELTLSEVHEIENEEKDEIEDVYRRVRMYKRISALFTILSIVLLAVVFALAMKLTEVQSIQKCPESFAVKQLDDLNCSRQLCQAMYPSVQAAQHHVYRCAQCEPGWIKFQNSCYFKSKERLNWQESREACQKQDGDLAVIYSEDVQKFLSENEGLLYWIGLRYVDKKTWKWSDDKELTKSYWATGQPNLDSQGYCTLLRGRAAHMSNWYTNYCEAISQYICQKN, encoded by the exons ATGGATGGCAATGTGGAGATGAAAGAGCTCACTCTGTCAGAAGTACACGAGATTGAGAATGAAGAGAAAGATGAAATagaag atgTGTACAGACGAGTTCGTATGTACAAGAGGATTTCTGCTCTTTTCACCATTCTCTCTATAGTCCTACTGGCTGTGGTTTTTGCTCTGGCTATGAAGT TAACTGAAGTTCAGTCCATCCAGAAGTGTCCGGAGTCATTTGCAGTGAAACAACTTGATGACTTGAACTGCAGCCGCCAACTGTGTCAGGCCATGTACCCTTCAGTGCAGGCTGCCCAACACCACG TGTATCGGTGCGCTCAGTGTGAGCCGGGCTGGATAAAGTTTCAGAACTCCTGCTACTTTAAATCTAAGGAGCGTCTAAACTGGCAGGAGAGCAGGGAGGCATGTCAGAAACAGGACGGAGACCTGGCTGTTATCTACAGTGAAGATGTGCAG AAATTTCTGTCTGAGAATGAGGGTCTGCTGTACTGGATTGGGCTTCGCTATGTGGATAAGAAAACATGGAAATGGAGTGACGATAAAGAACTAACCAAGAG cTACTGGGCCACCGGCCAGCCGAATCTAGACTCTCAAGGCTACTGCACACTGCTGAGAGGACGGGCAGCACACATGAGCAACTGGTATACAAACTATTGTGAAGCGATTTCACAGTATATCTGCCAGAAAAATTAA
- the LOC124383957 gene encoding CD209 antigen-like protein C isoform X2 — translation MYIKFCNFGPYADVKVSGEPKEESSTDVYRRVRMYKRISALFTILSIVLLAVVFALAMKLTEVQSIQKCPESFAVKQLDDLNCSRQLCQAMYPSVQAAQHHVYRCAQCEPGWIKFQNSCYFKSKERLNWQESREACQKQDGDLAVIYSEDVQKFLSENEGLLYWIGLRYVDKKTWKWSDDKELTKSYWATGQPNLDSQGYCTLLRGRAAHMSNWYTNYCEAISQYICQKN, via the exons ATGTACATCAAATTTTGTAATTTCGGGCCCTATGCGGATGTGAAAGTGTCTGGGGAACCAAAGGAGGAATCTAGTACAG atgTGTACAGACGAGTTCGTATGTACAAGAGGATTTCTGCTCTTTTCACCATTCTCTCTATAGTCCTACTGGCTGTGGTTTTTGCTCTGGCTATGAAGT TAACTGAAGTTCAGTCCATCCAGAAGTGTCCGGAGTCATTTGCAGTGAAACAACTTGATGACTTGAACTGCAGCCGCCAACTGTGTCAGGCCATGTACCCTTCAGTGCAGGCTGCCCAACACCACG TGTATCGGTGCGCTCAGTGTGAGCCGGGCTGGATAAAGTTTCAGAACTCCTGCTACTTTAAATCTAAGGAGCGTCTAAACTGGCAGGAGAGCAGGGAGGCATGTCAGAAACAGGACGGAGACCTGGCTGTTATCTACAGTGAAGATGTGCAG AAATTTCTGTCTGAGAATGAGGGTCTGCTGTACTGGATTGGGCTTCGCTATGTGGATAAGAAAACATGGAAATGGAGTGACGATAAAGAACTAACCAAGAG cTACTGGGCCACCGGCCAGCCGAATCTAGACTCTCAAGGCTACTGCACACTGCTGAGAGGACGGGCAGCACACATGAGCAACTGGTATACAAACTATTGTGAAGCGATTTCACAGTATATCTGCCAGAAAAATTAA
- the LOC124384461 gene encoding hepatic lectin-like isoform X1 — protein sequence MDAEKVMNVEMKELTPTEVHDEKDAEKDGMKGTAAKNEEEEGEVEEKEDHVYSKLKNPAEEIYCLAENPVSTPKPNEDVYRRIHMYKWISALFTILSIVLLAVVFALAMKLSEVQSIQQCPETPEVKRSKDLNCTRQLCQSMYPQIQAAQHYGHLCPHCRRGWIMFEKTCYFKSKERLSWQQSSEECKKKGGHLAVIENEDVQKFLTEIGGLLYWIGLRYVEKQQWTWIDNTIPTKSYWANDQPNPDTQGGCAFLRGHTTEMSNWYSTPCEVVTQYICQKD from the exons ATGGATGCAGAGAAAGTAATGAATGTGGAGATGAAAGAGCTCACTCCAACAGAAGTACATGATGAGAAAGATGCAGAGAAAGATGGAATGAAAGGCACAGCAG CTAAaaatgaggaagaagaaggagaagtagaagagaaagaagatcaTGTGTATAGCAAACTGAAGAATCCGGCAGAAGAAATTTATTGTTTGGCTGAAAACCCTGTTTCTACTCCAAAACCTAATGAAG ATGTGTACAGACGAATTCATATGTACAAGTGGATTTCTGCTCTTTTCACCATTCTCTCTATAGTCCTACTGGCTGTGGTTTTTGCTCTGGCTATGAAGT TGTCTGAGGTTCAGTCCATCCAGCAGTGCCCAGAGACACCTGAAGTTAAAAGATCTAAAGACTTGAATTGTACCCGCCAACTGTGCCAGTCCATGTACCCCCAAATACAGGCTGCCCAGCACTATG GGCATCTGTGCCCTCATTGTAGGAGGGGCTGGATAATGTTTGAGAAAACCTGCTACTTCAAATCTAAGGAGCGTCTAAGCTGGCAGCAAAGTAGTGAGGAGTGTAAGAAAAAGGGTGGACACCTGGCTGTGATCGAAAATGAAGATGTGCAG AAATTCCTAACTGAGATTGGGGGCCTGCTGTACTGGATTGGACTTCGTTATGTAGAGAAGCAACAGTGGACATGGATTGACAATACCATACCAACCAAGAG CTACTGGGCCAATGACCAACCAAATCCAGACACTCAAGGCGGTTGTGCGTTTCTGAGAGGACATACAACTGAGATGAGCAACTGGTATTCAACCCCCTGTGAGGTGGTCACACAGTATATCTGCCAGAAGGATTAA
- the LOC124384461 gene encoding C-type lectin domain family 4 member E-like isoform X2, producing the protein MYIKFCNFGPYADVKVSGEPKEEPRTDVYRRIHMYKWISALFTILSIVLLAVVFALAMKLSEVQSIQQCPETPEVKRSKDLNCTRQLCQSMYPQIQAAQHYGHLCPHCRRGWIMFEKTCYFKSKERLSWQQSSEECKKKGGHLAVIENEDVQKFLTEIGGLLYWIGLRYVEKQQWTWIDNTIPTKSYWANDQPNPDTQGGCAFLRGHTTEMSNWYSTPCEVVTQYICQKD; encoded by the exons ATGTACATCAAATTTTGTAATTTCGGGCCCTATGCGGATGTGAAAGTGTCTGGGGAACCAAAGGAGGAACCTAGGACAG ATGTGTACAGACGAATTCATATGTACAAGTGGATTTCTGCTCTTTTCACCATTCTCTCTATAGTCCTACTGGCTGTGGTTTTTGCTCTGGCTATGAAGT TGTCTGAGGTTCAGTCCATCCAGCAGTGCCCAGAGACACCTGAAGTTAAAAGATCTAAAGACTTGAATTGTACCCGCCAACTGTGCCAGTCCATGTACCCCCAAATACAGGCTGCCCAGCACTATG GGCATCTGTGCCCTCATTGTAGGAGGGGCTGGATAATGTTTGAGAAAACCTGCTACTTCAAATCTAAGGAGCGTCTAAGCTGGCAGCAAAGTAGTGAGGAGTGTAAGAAAAAGGGTGGACACCTGGCTGTGATCGAAAATGAAGATGTGCAG AAATTCCTAACTGAGATTGGGGGCCTGCTGTACTGGATTGGACTTCGTTATGTAGAGAAGCAACAGTGGACATGGATTGACAATACCATACCAACCAAGAG CTACTGGGCCAATGACCAACCAAATCCAGACACTCAAGGCGGTTGTGCGTTTCTGAGAGGACATACAACTGAGATGAGCAACTGGTATTCAACCCCCTGTGAGGTGGTCACACAGTATATCTGCCAGAAGGATTAA
- the LOC124384462 gene encoding galactose-specific lectin nattectin-like — MSAVTSSTLKQTKEVHRQVRLYKRISVVLAILSIILLAVVFALVIKSHECESINCAVPVGTSDNIPRYQCSHCGRGWLKIENSCYFKSRERLNWQDSRKACQDRGGDLAVVHNETVQAYLSMRRGLLFWIGLHYAETEQQWIWIDNTTLTLSFWATSKPPEKPKDHCALLHGRTNSSNWHSYPCHAISQYICQKY; from the exons ATGTCTGCGGTGACCAGTTCCACTCTAAAACAAACTAAAG AAGTTCACAGGCAAGTTCGTCTGTACAAGAGGATTTCCGTTGTTCTTGCCATTCTTTCAATAATCTTACTGGCTGTGGTTTTTGCTTTGGTTATAAAGT CACATGAATGTGAGTCCATCAACTGTGCAGTGCCTGTGGGGACATCTGATAACATCCCAA GGTATCAGTGCTCTCACTGTGGGAGGGGCTGGTTAAAAATTGAGAACTCCTGCTACTTCAAATCCAGGGAGCGTCTAAACTGGCAGGACAGCAGAAAGGCGTGTCAGGATCGGGGTGGAGACCTGGCTGTTGTCCACAATGAAACAGTGCAG GCATATCTAAGTATGCGTCGAGGTCTGCTGTTCTGGATTGGGCTTCATTATGCAGAAACAGAACAACAGTGGATATGGATTGACAATACCACATTAACTTTGAG CTTCTGGGCCACCAGTAAGCCACCTGAAAAGCCTAAAGACCACTGTGCACTGCTACATGGAAGGACAAACTCAAGCAACTGGCATTCATACCCTTGTCATGCAATCTCCCAGTACATCTGCCAGAAATATTAA